In Candidatus Poribacteria bacterium, the genomic stretch CAAAACGCCCTCAACGGCTGCGATTTCGTCTTGGAGTTCTTCTGCTAGTTCTCGCCTCTCTTTTTCAGGGAAGTCCCCCGCTATGACAACATCGATCACCGGCGTTAGTGTGTTTGATTCGAGTTTGAACATGACGGGATCCTCCGCATCTTCAGGCAGATTTTGGACTTTATCTAGCTCGGTGCGGAGGTCTTGGTACAGTTTGTCGAACTCGTTGCGTGAGATATTCTGATCGAATTTGACGCTGATGCCGGTGAATCCTTCAGCGGCGGTTGAGGTGATAGACTCAATTTTATTGACATCAGCGATTTCGTCCTCAATCGGCTTGGTGATCAGTTTTTCAAGCTCTTCGGGCGAAACGCCGGGGTACATCACCCAGATAAGTACCCAGTTGAAGGACATATCGCGTTCGAGTTCGCGTGGCATATTGATTAGCATGTATGATCCCAAAACAATTGTCGCGATGGTGATCATGTGAACCAATACAGGGTTGTTGACAGACAGTCTAAATACGGATTTCATTGTGAGTTTTTCCTAGTCGATTGCGTGATGTTATAGATTATTGCATGCTTCTGGGCTTGACGTTATAGACGTTTTCATGTATGCTTTCGTTGAAACAAGCGGCAAGGGATACGGCATTTTAATTAAACAATAATAAGCGTCAGTGGCGTTGACCACTAGGGGGCAAATTTGAATCATGGGTTGGATTAAATACGCAATTGTCACGGCATGTGCGCTGGCTGCTGCAGATCTATGTGTGAAGTTGGCAGCGAATAGGATTTCTAGCAGTCTGTTGATGTTAATATACGGCTGTTGTACATTCTCGACTGGACTGGCTTGGGTGCTGTGGCACTGGGCGCGGGGCGTACCGCAACATGCCCAACTCTCAGGTATTTTAGCGAGTATAGGTATGGGATTTGCGTTCAGCGGCGTGACTATAGGATTGTATGTCACCTTCAGTGCGGGGGCGCCAATCTCTCTCGGCTCACCCGTTATCCGGTTCGGAGGGATATTGCTGACAAGTATAGCCGGCATGATATTTTTACGGGAACCGTTCACCTTGCGATATGTTATCGGCGTACTGCTCGTTTGTAGTGGTATGTATTTGATTATTACAAGATAGGCCTTCAGTGAAACGTGATACGTGACACGTGAAAATCATTTGGTCAGAACTAACAGAGCTTATGCTTCCCATATATACTTAGCCCGGATATATGCCATCTCGAAACCAGCGCGGCGCAGATTGCGATGTGAAATGAGCGGATTACCCGGCTTGGGTGCTGCAGTCTCGCTGGTAAACCAGCTACCACCTAACTTCAATCCATCAACCACCCGTTGATGCACCATCGCTTTTTGAATTCCACGCCGTCGAAACCCCGAAAGGGTGGCGGCATCTGTCAAATGTGCGGCTCCGTCTTGGAGGTACATTGCTGCAACCGCCACGGGTTCATCGCCATCATATTAGGGTGTGGGAGTACGTCAATCGGACAACATCATTCCCGCCCCGAATCTGCCAGTCCTTCCCTTTTGATGTCGTTCAGAGAAAAACAGATGTGCATTGCAATAGGTGCATATCTGAGCGACCTCTATGTTTTGCGCTGGGATACCTGCGTCTATGATTTGCCGCTTGTTCGCTTCCCACAGGTTAAAATACCCTTTACCATCGGGGGTTTCATTGTTAATATAGCCGTCGGTGCTACCGAAGGTATCTTCGACTTGTGAGATGACTTCGGGACCGACTTCATAATGGCAGGGACCGATTGAGGGACCGATTCCTACAAGGAGTTCAGCCGGATTGCAGTCGAATTCCTGTTTTAAGGTTTCTGCCGTTTTTTGCGCTGCCAATTTGACCGTGCCGCGCCATCCGGCATGTACGGCGGCTATCACTCGCTTTTGGGGATCGAAGAAGAGAACGAGCACACAATCCGCTGCGAGAACCGTTAGACACAGGCGAGGAACATCGGTTATCATTGCGTCGGTCGCTTCGACCGCCGTATCGAGATCCGCTGCACCGCAGCCTCTCATCTCCTCTGTTACGATTGTCACTGTGCCGCTGTGGACCTGTTTGGAGATTGTAAAATCGGAGAGCGGGATTCCGATGTTGGCTGCCAACCGTTCACGATTTTGTAGGACAGTTTCAGGGGTATCTCCGACGTGAAATCCTAAATTGAGGGATTCGTAGGGTGCGGGACTCAGACCGCCGCTGCGGGTCGAAACAAAGTGGTGTATCCCGCTCTGTTTCGACAGGTTGTGGAATTGGAATGTGGATAGTGATTGAAGGTGAGTTTCTAACATAGCACTAGGAATTACTCTCAAGCGCTTGAAGCAAACCACGCATGTGCCCCACGCAGTAGGCGATGTACTCTCTGCCTTCTGGCCCGTCTGTGGTGAGTCGCATGATATGGTCATAGTCAATGACAGCGTCGTAACCCACATCGTGCAGTGCCTTAGCCACACGGTACATGTCCATGTCACCGGCATCGGGGATGACTTCTTCGTACCCCTTCTTTTCAGGAATCTTTCCACGCACGTTGCGGAAATGGACGTGGAAGATTTTGCCCTGTCCTCCGAAGTGCCGAATCCCCTCAAAAACGTCTTCGCCCGATTCATAGCGAGTGCCTACACAGAAGGTCATGCCGTTGTTCGGGGACGGAACTTCGGAAAAGAGGCGGTCGAAGGCGGCGAAGTTGTAGAGAACCTGTGGTACGCCGTAGAGGCTGGGAACGGGCGGATCGTTGCCGTGCATAGCGACCTTGACGCCTGCACTCTCCGCTACAGGCACAACACTGCTAAAGATTTTTAAGGTGCGCTCCCAGATCTCCTCGTGGGTCGGTGCACCCTCTGGCGGGGGTTGGTCGAGGGCTTCGCTCAGATCCACCTTCAGGTGACTATAACCGCCCCGTCCCTCAATCATGCTGTGCATAGACTCCGGGAAGTGACCAAATTGGCCCGCCTGAAAACATTGGATCCCCATCACCGGCAGGTCAAACTCGCCGCAGAGTTCGGCGTTGACAATCAGGTTGTCGATTTCTTCTTCGGAGCCGGGCTGACCGAGGAAGGTTTTGATGCAATCACTATTAGCGGTGTTGGCGCGTTCGATCTTGAGTCCGGCTTTATCGATGGCTTCGACCACTTGTTCGAGTCCCTCACGATTTGCGCGACCTCCGGCTTCTGAATAGCCGGGACAGATGTTTAAGGTGATGTCCACGCAATCAACGCCGATCTGTTTGAGAAAGGCAAGGTCGTTGGGACGGTTTAACCAGTCGGGACTGATACGGGTGCCAATTTTCATCATTGTTGTTGTTCTCCTTTTGAGATATTAGGGAAGCGTCGCGATTCGGAGGGTACGCCCCCTACAGGGTCTCTGTTTGGATTATCGGTAAACTGCTTGGATCATTGATCGGATGTAACCGACGGCGAAGGCGCGTCCTGCCCATTGGGCGTTTTCATGGGGGAAGCTGGGGGTGTGATCCATCATGAAGGGACCCTCAAAACCGACTTCCCGATAGGTTTGCATCGCTTGATACATATCCACATCTCCCTCATCCACAAAGACCTCCTGAAACTTGTCTGGAGTACCTCGCAGGTTGCGGAAGTGGACAGCAGCGATTTTGTTTTGCGCCCCAATGCGCCGGATAGCGATTGGCACGTCTTCTCCCATTTCACGGACACACCCTTGACAGAACAGCATGGTGTTTAGGTGGCTGGGGACCGCCTCGAACATGCGTTCAAAATCGTCGAGTGTCGAGAGGATTCGGGCTGCACCGCCGAGCGGCTCTGGACGCGGTGGATCATCCGGGTGCATGGTGAGTTGTACGTCTGCTTCTTCAGCGGCTGGTACGATGTGTTCGAGGAAGTGCTTTAGATTCGCTCGGAGTTTCTCTTCGGAGATGCGCTGATCCGGGTAATCAGGCGGTTCCTTCATGAACTCGTCGTAATTGAACGTGCTGTAACTTGCCCCGCCTCTGCCAATGGTTCGCGCGGTTCGAAAGTTCCCGATGCCTCTGAAGTTGTAGCATAGTGTCGGGACACCGGCTTCCCCCATATTCCGTATCAGGGTGCACCAGCCCTTGATGTGTTCATCTCTGCCCGGTTTGCCGAGCGTGATTTCTTTCGCGGGTCTGAGGCCGACGTTATTAAACTTCATCCCGTGGGATTCGACTTTCTTGCGGACATCTTTCCAGATATCGGCACGATCGCCCGGTTGGGGAGGTGGTGGGTGCATCACCGCAACGTAATCCACACCGATTGCCTTGAAAATGCTGAGGTTATCGTCGTTGATTCCCTCTAGGGAAAGGTGATCCTGGATTGTCATAGTGGACATCTCCGGTTCATTAGTTCATTGGTTCATTAGAAGCGTGAAACGTGGGTGTTGGGTTTCGCTCGCGCTCAACCCAACCTACGATTCGATCCGACCTGTTGCTAATGGACGTGTCCGCGGGCGGCGATGTCCCATTGGTCGCTGATTTGTCCGTCCTTTAGCACGGTGTAGGTGTCTAACAGGTTTGCGACAACGCATGAGTGGTTTGGGACTAACCGAACTTTAGAACCTATCGCTAGATCGAAGTCCTTGCGTATGACAACCCCATGCTCTTCCGAAAGTCTGGTGACAATCATCTCGTAATCTGTATCCTCGAAGTGATCTAGGGGGTACGCTAGTCCAAACCCTTCCATCCCCGGCATTCCGTGCGCGCCTTGATCGGAACTCAAGGTTTTGGATCCTGAGTCGATAATAAAGTAATCCGCGTTTTTGCTCACCACCGTTGCTAACACTGAAAGCGCGATCTGGTTTAACTCGATGACCTTGAGACGGAGCGGCATTCTATCCATAAAGATGTAATTGCCTGGTCGAATTTCGGTGATGCCGTCGTAGCTGTCACTCACAAGGGTGCCGGGTGTAGATCCAACGGATACCTCCGAGACTTCGATACCGTTGCTCTCCAATTTTTTCCGCACGCGGTCCATAATCCCACACTCCTCTTGGGCGACTTTTCGCGCAGCATCGGCGTCATCTGCGCCATAGGTATGCCCAGCATGGGATAGCAGCCCAACAAAATTCAGATTGGGTTCTTGGATAATTTTTTGCACCAACTCGACCAAGCCCGGATCGTCTTCTGTAAGTCCACAGCGGTGTAGACCCACATCTATCTTCAGGAAGATGCTAATCTGTTTCTGGTGTCTCCCTGCTACTTGAGCGATTGCGTCTACTCCTGCGGGGCTATCAACGATGAGGCGGAGGTCAACGTCGTGTGCGCGTGCAGCGGCGATCAGACGGTCGAGTTTTGAATCGACGACCAAGGGATACGCCACCGTGACGGAACGGATCCCGTTGTTGATGAAAACGAGTGCCTCGTCTACCTTTGAGGACGTAATTCCGACTGCACCTGCGCCTATCTGTTGCCGCGCGAGTTCAAGGCACTTGTGGGTTTTGATGTGTGGGCGGACATTGACACCGCGCGTATTACCGATGTCCTGAATCAGTTGGATGTTGGCTTGTAGCCTGTCTTGATCTAACAAGATATGCGGGGTTTCTAAATCTAAAATGGCTGTGTCTATCTGTCCCATATATTTGCCTCCAAGTGTGAAATGCGTAGTTCATATAAAAGCAGGA encodes the following:
- the pgeF gene encoding peptidoglycan editing factor PgeF translates to MLETHLQSLSTFQFHNLSKQSGIHHFVSTRSGGLSPAPYESLNLGFHVGDTPETVLQNRERLAANIGIPLSDFTISKQVHSGTVTIVTEEMRGCGAADLDTAVEATDAMITDVPRLCLTVLAADCVLVLFFDPQKRVIAAVHAGWRGTVKLAAQKTAETLKQEFDCNPAELLVGIGPSIGPCHYEVGPEVISQVEDTFGSTDGYINNETPDGKGYFNLWEANKRQIIDAGIPAQNIEVAQICTYCNAHLFFSERHQKGRTGRFGAGMMLSD
- a CDS encoding mannonate dehydratase, whose translation is MMKIGTRISPDWLNRPNDLAFLKQIGVDCVDITLNICPGYSEAGGRANREGLEQVVEAIDKAGLKIERANTANSDCIKTFLGQPGSEEEIDNLIVNAELCGEFDLPVMGIQCFQAGQFGHFPESMHSMIEGRGGYSHLKVDLSEALDQPPPEGAPTHEEIWERTLKIFSSVVPVAESAGVKVAMHGNDPPVPSLYGVPQVLYNFAAFDRLFSEVPSPNNGMTFCVGTRYESGEDVFEGIRHFGGQGKIFHVHFRNVRGKIPEKKGYEEVIPDAGDMDMYRVAKALHDVGYDAVIDYDHIMRLTTDGPEGREYIAYCVGHMRGLLQALESNS
- a CDS encoding mannonate dehydratase; translation: MTIQDHLSLEGINDDNLSIFKAIGVDYVAVMHPPPPQPGDRADIWKDVRKKVESHGMKFNNVGLRPAKEITLGKPGRDEHIKGWCTLIRNMGEAGVPTLCYNFRGIGNFRTARTIGRGGASYSTFNYDEFMKEPPDYPDQRISEEKLRANLKHFLEHIVPAAEEADVQLTMHPDDPPRPEPLGGAARILSTLDDFERMFEAVPSHLNTMLFCQGCVREMGEDVPIAIRRIGAQNKIAAVHFRNLRGTPDKFQEVFVDEGDVDMYQAMQTYREVGFEGPFMMDHTPSFPHENAQWAGRAFAVGYIRSMIQAVYR
- a CDS encoding alanine racemase, translating into MGQIDTAILDLETPHILLDQDRLQANIQLIQDIGNTRGVNVRPHIKTHKCLELARQQIGAGAVGITSSKVDEALVFINNGIRSVTVAYPLVVDSKLDRLIAAARAHDVDLRLIVDSPAGVDAIAQVAGRHQKQISIFLKIDVGLHRCGLTEDDPGLVELVQKIIQEPNLNFVGLLSHAGHTYGADDADAARKVAQEECGIMDRVRKKLESNGIEVSEVSVGSTPGTLVSDSYDGITEIRPGNYIFMDRMPLRLKVIELNQIALSVLATVVSKNADYFIIDSGSKTLSSDQGAHGMPGMEGFGLAYPLDHFEDTDYEMIVTRLSEEHGVVIRKDFDLAIGSKVRLVPNHSCVVANLLDTYTVLKDGQISDQWDIAARGHVH